The Chloroflexota bacterium genome includes a region encoding these proteins:
- a CDS encoding L-rhamnose mutarotase: protein MERVAFVLKVRADRIEEYKERHKHVWPEMLQALREAGWRNYSLFMREDGLLFGYLETEDFDRALAAMAEQDVNARWQAEMAPFFERLEGQRPDEGLIRLEEVFHLD, encoded by the coding sequence ATGGAGCGAGTGGCCTTTGTTCTCAAGGTGCGGGCCGACCGTATCGAGGAGTATAAGGAGCGTCATAAGCACGTTTGGCCTGAGATGTTGCAGGCCCTGCGGGAGGCCGGATGGCGCAATTATTCCCTCTTCATGCGGGAGGATGGTCTGCTGTTTGGCTACCTGGAGACCGAGGACTTCGATAGGGCGCTGGCCGCCATGGCCGAGCAGGATGTGAATGCTCGGTGGCAGGCGGAGATGGCGCCCTTCTTTGAGCGGCTGGAGGGGCAGCGCCCGGACGAAGGCCTGATTCGGCTGGAGGAGGTCTTCCATCTGGATTAA
- a CDS encoding nucleoside kinase produces the protein MWPSKPRTTAQVRFPDGQVYEAPIGTRLEAYIRAADLDLDAPVTGALVDGELYELTYRVERDVDVVPLTMRTQDGMRIYRRSLTLLLIAAAAELFPEARIYVDHSLTFGGYFCQVRGREAFTPEELKRIEERMREIVEADEPITREKLTLTEAIAFFRSRGDMDKVRLLKHRSKNDLALYGIRGVRDYFPGYMVPSTGYLRWFALRDCPPGFVLQFPRRIDPTRLQPYKAYPKLMAVFHEYGEWMRLMHVEDVGGLNEAIAHDRTREVILVSEALHEQRIAQIAQEIQERRPQVRLVLIAGPSSSGKTTFARRLAIQLLANGIRPFALGLDDYFVDREKTPKDEEGNYDYEALEAVDLELFNEQLLKLMNGEMVQLPRYNFRTGKRERGITVQLTREHVIVVEGIHGLNPALVPHIPRDSIYRIYVSALTQLNLDQHNRVPTTDTRLIRRIVRDATYRGYSAQETIQRWESVRRGERKYIFPYQEHADVMFNSALLYELAVLRPLAEPLLLQIKPRTQEYIEAKRLLAFLNWFLPVDTKWIPDNSILREFIGGSILRDFSLVV, from the coding sequence GTGTGGCCATCGAAACCCCGCACCACGGCTCAGGTGCGTTTTCCCGACGGACAGGTCTACGAGGCCCCCATTGGCACCCGCCTGGAAGCCTACATCCGAGCCGCCGATCTGGACCTGGACGCGCCGGTGACCGGCGCCCTGGTCGATGGGGAGCTGTACGAGCTGACCTACCGGGTGGAGAGGGACGTGGACGTGGTCCCCCTGACCATGCGCACCCAGGACGGGATGCGCATCTATCGGCGCTCCCTCACGCTGCTGCTGATCGCCGCCGCCGCCGAGCTGTTCCCGGAGGCCCGCATTTACGTCGACCACTCGCTGACCTTCGGGGGCTATTTCTGCCAGGTGCGCGGCCGTGAGGCGTTCACGCCGGAGGAGTTGAAGCGGATTGAGGAGCGCATGCGGGAGATCGTCGAGGCCGATGAGCCCATCACACGGGAGAAGCTGACGCTGACCGAGGCCATCGCCTTCTTCCGGTCGCGCGGCGATATGGACAAGGTGCGGCTGCTGAAGCACCGCAGCAAGAACGACCTGGCGCTATACGGCATTCGCGGCGTGCGGGACTACTTCCCGGGGTACATGGTGCCCTCCACCGGGTACCTGCGTTGGTTCGCCCTGCGAGACTGCCCGCCCGGATTCGTGCTCCAATTCCCGCGCCGCATCGACCCCACTCGGCTGCAGCCGTACAAGGCATACCCCAAGCTGATGGCCGTGTTCCACGAGTACGGCGAGTGGATGCGGCTGATGCACGTGGAGGACGTGGGCGGCCTGAACGAGGCCATCGCTCACGACCGCACCCGGGAGGTGATCCTCGTCTCCGAGGCGCTCCACGAACAGCGCATCGCCCAGATCGCCCAGGAGATCCAGGAGCGGCGCCCCCAGGTGCGGCTGGTGCTGATCGCGGGCCCCTCCTCCTCAGGCAAGACCACCTTCGCCCGCCGGCTGGCCATCCAGCTGCTGGCCAACGGGATACGCCCCTTCGCCCTGGGGCTGGACGACTACTTCGTCGACCGGGAGAAGACGCCGAAGGACGAGGAGGGGAACTACGACTACGAGGCGCTGGAGGCCGTGGACCTCGAGCTGTTCAACGAGCAACTCCTCAAACTCATGAACGGGGAGATGGTGCAGCTGCCTCGGTATAACTTCCGCACGGGCAAACGGGAGCGCGGCATCACCGTCCAACTCACGCGGGAGCACGTCATCGTGGTCGAGGGCATACATGGGCTGAACCCGGCGCTGGTGCCCCACATCCCGCGAGACAGCATCTATCGCATCTACGTCTCCGCTCTGACGCAGCTCAACCTGGACCAGCACAACCGCGTGCCCACGACGGACACGCGGCTGATCCGCCGCATCGTGCGCGACGCGACGTATCGCGGCTATTCCGCTCAGGAGACCATCCAGCGCTGGGAGAGCGTCCGTCGCGGCGAGAGGAAGTACATCTTCCCCTACCAGGAACACGCCGACGTGATGTTCAACTCGGCGCTCCTCTACGAGCTGGCCGTGCTGCGTCCGCTGGCCGAGCCGCTGTTGCTACAGATCAAACCCAGAACCCAGGAATACATCGAGGCCAAGCGCCTGCTGGCGTTCCTGAACTGGTTCCTGCCGGTGGACACCAAGTGGATCCCCGACAATTCCATCCTGCGCGAGTTCATCGGCGGATCCATCCTGCGCGACTTCTCCCTGGTCGTGTGA
- a CDS encoding sulfatase, translated as MKVICILLDSLNRHFLPIYGNDWVRTPNMDALAERSVVFEQNYIGSAPCMPARRDLWTGDWEFLWRPWGSLEPWDHPLPRLLRQAGVLTHLITDHYHLFERGGENYHIDFEGWEFIRGHENDPWITDPRPDPPPYHGVLSPRYWRNMSRLNREADFFAPRTLQAAADWLERNHSHENFFLMIDEFDPHEPFHVPPPYDTMYDPDWDGPLYIWDRYGRIEGETEEQMRHIRAQYAGKVTMTDRWLGRLLERVDDFGLWDDTAIILMTDHGHFLGEHGWMGKPACPAYQTIAHTPLMIHLPGGARGGERIDALTTTVDLYATILEWFGLEPPRPVHGRSLIPILEGKVDRVRDYVLYGWWGRGVNYTDGHYTYLRHPQTPDNTPLEAYSLRWSTAPWWELPDLTGRLEFGPYMPQTEMLVGRMRFRPDEMARISAAPDDVVHPSLLFNIREDEDQEHDLAGTPIERTYEEKLRQALREVQAPESQFERLGL; from the coding sequence ATGAAAGTCATCTGCATCCTGCTGGACAGCCTGAACCGTCACTTCCTACCGATCTACGGCAACGACTGGGTACGCACTCCCAACATGGACGCCTTGGCGGAGCGCAGCGTGGTATTCGAGCAGAACTACATCGGCTCGGCCCCTTGCATGCCAGCCCGCCGGGACCTGTGGACGGGCGACTGGGAGTTCCTATGGCGGCCGTGGGGCAGCCTGGAACCTTGGGACCACCCGCTCCCCCGGCTGCTCCGCCAGGCGGGCGTGCTCACCCACCTCATCACGGACCATTACCACCTGTTCGAGCGCGGCGGCGAGAACTATCACATTGACTTCGAGGGATGGGAGTTCATCCGTGGCCACGAGAACGACCCCTGGATCACCGATCCCCGGCCGGACCCACCGCCGTACCACGGCGTGCTCAGCCCGCGCTACTGGCGGAACATGAGCCGCCTCAACCGGGAGGCCGACTTCTTCGCCCCTCGAACGCTTCAGGCCGCGGCCGACTGGCTGGAGCGCAATCACAGCCACGAGAACTTCTTCCTGATGATCGACGAGTTCGACCCCCACGAGCCGTTCCACGTGCCGCCCCCCTACGACACCATGTACGATCCGGATTGGGACGGCCCGCTCTACATCTGGGACCGCTACGGCCGGATCGAGGGGGAGACGGAGGAACAGATGCGCCATATACGCGCCCAGTACGCCGGGAAGGTGACCATGACCGATCGCTGGCTGGGCCGCCTGCTGGAGCGCGTGGACGACTTCGGACTGTGGGACGACACGGCCATCATCCTGATGACCGATCACGGCCACTTCCTGGGTGAGCACGGCTGGATGGGCAAGCCGGCCTGCCCGGCATATCAGACCATCGCGCACACCCCGTTGATGATCCACCTCCCGGGCGGCGCCCGCGGCGGTGAGCGCATCGACGCCCTGACCACCACCGTGGACCTGTACGCGACCATCTTGGAATGGTTCGGGCTGGAACCGCCGCGTCCGGTCCACGGACGCTCGCTGATCCCCATTCTGGAGGGCAAGGTGGACCGCGTTCGGGATTATGTCCTGTACGGCTGGTGGGGCAGAGGGGTGAACTACACCGACGGACATTACACCTATCTGCGGCATCCGCAGACGCCCGACAACACGCCCCTGGAGGCGTACTCGCTGCGCTGGTCTACGGCGCCCTGGTGGGAGCTGCCCGATCTCACCGGACGCCTGGAGTTCGGCCCCTACATGCCGCAGACGGAGATGCTGGTGGGGCGGATGCGCTTCCGTCCGGATGAGATGGCCCGGATCTCGGCAGCGCCGGATGATGTCGTCCACCCCTCGCTGCTGTTCAACATCCGGGAGGACGAGGACCAGGAACACGACCTGGCCGGCACCCCCATCGAGCGTACATACGAGGAGAAGCTCCGACAGGCGCTGCGCGAGGTCCAGGCGCCGGAATCCCAGTTCGAGCGCCTGGGACTTTAG